The proteins below come from a single Isoptericola dokdonensis DS-3 genomic window:
- the rsmD gene encoding 16S rRNA (guanine(966)-N(2))-methyltransferase RsmD, translating to MTRIVAGTVGGRTLAVPPSGTRPTSERVREAMFSRLEHLGVVDGGRVLDLFAGSGALGLEAASRGAAHVTLVDSGRKAADVARRNVAALDLARDVRVVAEPAERYAARLAEAARAGAGDALDLVLLDPPYDLAGAALDAILADLAVPGVLAPSAVVVVERAKRSGEPTWPGSLAAFAAKTYGDTTVHYAEVIEPDPRDAAEPPTDR from the coding sequence ATGACCAGGATCGTCGCGGGCACCGTGGGCGGGCGGACGCTCGCCGTGCCGCCGTCGGGCACCCGTCCCACCAGCGAGCGGGTGCGGGAGGCGATGTTCTCCCGGCTGGAGCACCTCGGCGTCGTCGACGGCGGCCGCGTCCTCGACCTGTTCGCCGGCTCCGGCGCTCTCGGGCTGGAGGCCGCCAGCCGGGGGGCCGCCCACGTCACCCTGGTCGACTCCGGTCGCAAGGCGGCCGACGTCGCGCGGCGCAACGTCGCCGCCCTGGACCTGGCGCGCGACGTCCGGGTGGTCGCCGAGCCCGCCGAGCGGTACGCGGCCCGGCTCGCCGAGGCCGCCCGCGCCGGCGCGGGCGACGCGCTGGACCTCGTGCTGCTCGACCCGCCGTACGACCTCGCTGGTGCCGCCCTCGACGCGATCCTCGCCGACCTCGCCGTGCCCGGCGTGCTGGCGCCCTCGGCCGTCGTCGTGGTGGAGCGCGCCAAGCGCAGCGGCGAGCCGACCTGGCCCGGCAGCCTCGCCGCGTTCGCGGCGAAGACCTACGGCGACACGACGGTCCACTACGCCGAGGTGATCGAGCCCGATCCGCGCGACGCCGCCGAACCTCCCACGGATCGGTGA
- the coaD gene encoding pantetheine-phosphate adenylyltransferase, with the protein MSIAVCPGSFDPITLGHLDVVRRAARLFDVVVVGVAVNASKNALLSPVERVEVARAAVADDPELSGVRVEEVPGLLVDFCRDVGAVAVVKGLRGGADFDGEQPMALMNRHLSGVETVFLSAEQRFAHVASSLVKDIARHGGPIDDLVPQAAAEAVRAAIAHRA; encoded by the coding sequence GTGAGCATCGCCGTCTGTCCCGGGTCCTTCGACCCGATCACCCTCGGTCACCTCGACGTCGTCCGCCGGGCCGCCCGGCTGTTCGACGTCGTCGTGGTCGGTGTCGCCGTCAACGCGTCGAAGAACGCCCTGCTGAGCCCGGTCGAACGGGTCGAGGTGGCCCGCGCGGCCGTCGCCGACGACCCGGAGCTGTCCGGCGTGCGGGTCGAGGAGGTCCCCGGCCTGCTCGTCGACTTCTGCCGCGACGTCGGCGCCGTCGCCGTCGTCAAGGGCCTGCGCGGCGGGGCGGACTTCGACGGCGAACAGCCCATGGCCCTGATGAACCGGCACCTCAGCGGTGTCGAGACCGTCTTCCTGTCGGCCGAGCAGCGTTTCGCCCACGTGGCGTCGTCGCTCGTCAAGGACATCGCCCGCCACGGCGGGCCGATCGATGACCTCGTGCCGCAGGCAGCGGCCGAGGCGGTGCGCGCCGCGATCGCGCACCGAGCGTGA
- a CDS encoding NAD(P)-dependent oxidoreductase, whose translation MKILVPSNVPFDLTIDVEGVEVAPYVMRDPVPDEHTDAEAIVTWASSGTVLRDAAARLTALRWVQTLNAGPDLALAAGFGPDVTIASGRGLHDATVAEHTVALLLASVRRLDRSLDAQRRHEWDRALGREQVREQEMFSLQGRHVVVWGFGSIAARLTPLLTALGARVTGVATSDGERYGHPVVAQERLSEVLPGADVLISLLPATPGTRHALDAQLLALLPPHARFVNVGRGATVDETALVEALRSGALAGAALDVTESEPLPEDSPLWDVPNLILTPHVAGGRPQGAAGFVTAQVRRWLADGPDGLHNVVAR comes from the coding sequence GTGAAGATCCTCGTCCCGAGCAACGTCCCGTTCGACCTGACGATCGACGTCGAGGGGGTGGAGGTCGCGCCCTACGTCATGCGCGACCCCGTCCCCGACGAGCACACCGACGCCGAGGCGATCGTCACCTGGGCCAGCTCCGGCACGGTGCTGCGCGACGCCGCCGCACGGCTGACCGCCCTGCGCTGGGTGCAGACCCTCAACGCGGGCCCCGACCTCGCGCTGGCCGCCGGGTTCGGGCCCGACGTGACGATCGCGTCCGGTCGCGGCCTGCACGACGCGACGGTCGCCGAGCACACGGTCGCCCTGCTGCTGGCGTCCGTGCGCCGCCTCGACCGCTCCCTGGACGCCCAGCGCCGGCACGAGTGGGACCGGGCGCTCGGCCGCGAGCAGGTGCGCGAGCAGGAGATGTTCAGCCTCCAGGGCCGGCACGTCGTCGTGTGGGGCTTCGGCTCCATCGCCGCCCGCCTGACGCCGCTGCTCACCGCCCTCGGTGCCCGGGTGACGGGCGTGGCCACGTCGGACGGCGAGCGCTACGGGCACCCGGTGGTCGCCCAGGAGCGGCTGTCCGAGGTCCTCCCCGGCGCCGACGTGCTGATCTCGCTGCTGCCCGCGACACCGGGGACCCGGCACGCGCTCGACGCCCAGCTGCTCGCCCTGCTGCCCCCGCACGCCCGGTTCGTCAACGTGGGCCGCGGTGCCACCGTCGACGAGACTGCCCTGGTCGAGGCCCTGCGGTCCGGGGCGCTGGCCGGGGCGGCGCTCGACGTCACCGAGTCCGAGCCGCTGCCCGAGGACTCACCGCTCTGGGACGTGCCGAACCTGATCCTCACCCCGCACGTCGCCGGTGGCCGCCCGCAGGGCGCCGCCGGATTCGTCACCGCGCAGGTGCGGCGCTGGCTCGCCGACGGCCCGGACGGCCTGCACAACGTCGTCGCCCGCTGA
- a CDS encoding ATP synthase F0 subunit B: protein MTQTAPNPTAGLLEIIDDLAALVENARTSPLSTNVKIDRDEALGLVADLRASVPTQVSRADEVLADAEQALDDAHRQAEEILATARARAIELVRDEQVVVQAESRAAEIVAEAEQKAAGLRADADEYCDGRLADLEADLAQLSTQVRAGRARLAERLDSSGPRVRWDHVQDPRWPGDDPGEPGR from the coding sequence ATGACCCAGACCGCACCCAACCCCACCGCCGGGCTGCTCGAGATCATCGACGACCTGGCCGCGCTCGTCGAGAACGCGCGGACGTCACCGCTGTCGACGAACGTCAAGATCGACCGCGACGAGGCGCTCGGGCTCGTCGCGGACCTGCGGGCGAGCGTGCCCACGCAGGTGTCGCGCGCCGACGAGGTCCTCGCCGACGCCGAGCAGGCGCTCGACGACGCCCACCGGCAGGCGGAGGAGATCCTCGCCACCGCGCGGGCACGGGCCATCGAGCTCGTGCGCGACGAGCAGGTCGTCGTGCAGGCCGAGTCGCGCGCCGCCGAGATCGTGGCCGAGGCCGAGCAGAAGGCCGCCGGGCTGCGTGCCGACGCCGACGAGTACTGCGACGGCCGCCTCGCCGACCTCGAGGCGGACCTCGCCCAGCTCTCCACGCAGGTGCGGGCGGGACGGGCCCGCCTCGCGGAGCGCCTGGACAGCAGCGGGCCCCGCGTCCGCTGGGACCACGTGCAGGACCCGCGGTGGCCGGGTGACGACCCGGGCGAACCCGGTCGCTGA
- a CDS encoding YceD family protein codes for MLDTHELTRRPGTLREVARVVAAPPDLGTGVIGVPEGADMTLGLRLESVLEGVLVSGVVRATAVGECARCLDEISTQVTVRVQELFVYPERVVAAEESGDEDVEDEPVLTDDLADIEPAVRDSLVTALPFQPLCRPDCPGLCSECGARLADDPGHHHDVVDPRWAALQTMLEESGVSDETKES; via the coding sequence GTGCTCGACACGCACGAGCTCACGCGGCGTCCCGGCACCCTGCGGGAGGTCGCGCGCGTCGTCGCTGCGCCCCCCGACCTGGGCACCGGCGTGATCGGCGTGCCCGAGGGCGCCGACATGACGCTCGGGCTGCGGCTGGAGTCGGTCCTGGAGGGTGTGCTGGTCTCGGGGGTCGTGCGCGCCACGGCCGTCGGCGAGTGCGCCCGTTGCCTGGACGAGATCTCCACCCAGGTGACGGTCCGGGTCCAGGAGCTGTTCGTGTACCCCGAGCGGGTCGTCGCGGCCGAGGAATCGGGTGACGAGGACGTCGAGGACGAGCCGGTGCTGACCGACGACCTCGCGGACATCGAGCCCGCGGTTCGGGATTCGCTGGTCACTGCACTACCATTTCAACCGCTGTGCCGGCCGGACTGTCCTGGTCTGTGCTCCGAGTGTGGAGCACGACTCGCGGACGACCCGGGGCACCATCATGACGTCGTCGACCCGCGATGGGCGGCGCTGCAGACCATGCTCGAGGAATCGGGCGTGTCCGACGAGACGAAAGAGAGCTGA
- the rnc gene encoding ribonuclease III has translation MPARGTARPEPTALLEKLGVHLDPELLVLALTHRSFAHEAGGIPTNERLEFLGDTVLGLVVTEALYRRHPDKSEGELAKMRAATVSQRSLAAVARELDLGRYVLLGKGEVHTRGFDKDSILSDTVEALLGATYLSHGLEVARGLVHRLVDDTLEHAADLGAGLDWKTSLQEVAAAHGFTAPVYEVTGEGPEHARHFHARVTTGPVVGLGEGSAKKHAEQAAAEEAYHAVVALPLPGPDADGA, from the coding sequence ATGCCGGCACGCGGTACCGCTCGACCGGAGCCGACCGCCCTTCTCGAGAAGCTCGGGGTCCACCTGGACCCCGAGCTTCTCGTTCTTGCGCTGACGCACCGGTCGTTCGCGCACGAGGCGGGCGGCATCCCCACCAACGAACGGCTGGAGTTCCTCGGCGACACGGTGCTGGGGCTCGTCGTCACCGAGGCGCTCTACCGCCGCCACCCGGACAAGTCCGAGGGCGAGCTGGCGAAGATGCGCGCGGCGACGGTCTCGCAGCGCTCCCTCGCCGCCGTCGCGCGCGAGCTCGACCTGGGCCGCTACGTGCTGCTCGGCAAGGGCGAGGTGCACACCCGCGGCTTCGACAAGGACTCGATCCTGTCGGACACGGTCGAGGCGCTGCTCGGCGCGACCTACCTGTCGCACGGCCTGGAGGTCGCGCGCGGCCTGGTGCACCGGCTGGTCGACGACACCCTGGAGCACGCGGCCGACCTCGGCGCGGGGCTCGACTGGAAGACCTCCCTGCAGGAGGTGGCCGCCGCCCACGGCTTCACCGCGCCCGTGTACGAGGTGACCGGCGAGGGCCCCGAGCACGCCCGGCACTTCCACGCGCGCGTCACGACCGGTCCGGTCGTCGGGCTGGGCGAGGGGTCGGCGAAGAAGCACGCCGAGCAGGCCGCCGCCGAGGAGGCGTACCACGCGGTCGTGGCGCTCCCGCTGCCCGGCCCTGACGCCGACGGTGCCTGA
- the mutM gene encoding bifunctional DNA-formamidopyrimidine glycosylase/DNA-(apurinic or apyrimidinic site) lyase produces the protein MPELPEVETVRAGLDRLVVGAVVRDVEVFREYSVRRHAGGPAGFADQLRGVRVTGAARRGKYLWLPVAPAGGGEPAAALLAHLGMSGQLLVRDPAVAGEWEHPHLRVRLHLSGAPSGARYLDFVDQRTFGHLSVTDLAPTPDGAPGGHGSPLTAVPEPVAHIARDLLDPALDRDAAVERVRRRRTGIKRALLDQTVVSGVGNIYADEALWRARVHFARATDTMTRPVVRRVLDAATEVMTESLAQGGTSFDDLYVNVNGESGYFSRSLAAYGRAGEPCPRCGTPVRRDEFMNRSSFTCPRCQPRPRQGRW, from the coding sequence GTGCCTGAGCTCCCCGAGGTCGAGACCGTCCGTGCCGGTCTCGACCGGCTCGTCGTCGGTGCGGTGGTGCGCGACGTCGAGGTGTTCCGCGAGTACTCGGTGCGGCGGCACGCGGGTGGCCCCGCCGGGTTCGCCGACCAGCTCCGCGGCGTCCGCGTCACGGGTGCCGCGCGGCGCGGCAAGTACCTGTGGCTGCCGGTGGCGCCCGCGGGCGGCGGCGAGCCCGCGGCCGCGCTGCTGGCGCACCTGGGCATGTCGGGCCAGCTCCTGGTCCGCGACCCGGCCGTCGCGGGGGAGTGGGAGCACCCGCACCTGCGGGTGCGCCTCCACCTCTCCGGCGCGCCGTCCGGCGCGCGGTACCTCGACTTCGTCGACCAGAGGACGTTCGGCCACCTGTCGGTGACCGACCTCGCGCCCACGCCCGACGGCGCCCCCGGCGGTCACGGCTCCCCGCTCACGGCGGTGCCGGAGCCCGTGGCGCACATCGCCCGTGACCTGCTCGACCCGGCGCTCGACCGGGACGCCGCCGTGGAACGGGTCCGCCGCCGTCGGACCGGGATCAAGCGCGCCCTGCTCGACCAGACCGTGGTGTCCGGCGTCGGGAACATCTACGCCGACGAGGCGCTCTGGCGGGCCCGGGTGCACTTCGCGCGGGCCACGGACACCATGACCCGTCCGGTGGTGCGGCGCGTGCTCGACGCCGCGACCGAGGTCATGACGGAGTCCCTCGCCCAGGGCGGCACGAGCTTCGACGACCTCTACGTCAACGTCAACGGCGAGTCCGGCTACTTCTCGCGGTCGCTCGCCGCCTACGGCCGGGCGGGGGAGCCGTGCCCGCGGTGCGGCACGCCCGTGCGGCGCGACGAGTTCATGAACCGCTCGTCCTTCACGTGCCCCCGCTGCCAGCCGCGTCCGCGACAGGGCCGCTGGTAG
- a CDS encoding ATP-dependent DNA helicase RecG: MSDRLAEPLAKSLGARAANPLATMGLETVDDLLRHYPRRYGEPGTMTDMDQLALGEHVTVMAQVARATVRQMRSRGGALLQVTVTDGRHELALTFFAKRPGALRPHEDKLRPGRHGLFTGVVTEYRGTRQLTHPDYVLVGVDADDDADAIDEASRPIPIYPATAAVPTWRLQRAVRTVLDPLTEDDVPDPVPAEVRDRLRMPTRLAALRAVHVPEDAATWQAGRRRLRLEEAFVLQTVLAQRRARAAEQDAAARPPRADGLLADFDAALPFTLTAGQQEVGKEVAAELARPRPMQRLLQGEVGSGKTVVALRAMLQVVDAGGQAALLAPTEVLAAQHARSLRAMLGPLAEQGMLGGADRATTVALLTGSLGAAARKEALLDAASGRAGIVVGTHALLGDQVQFADLGLVVVDEQHRFGVEQRDALRAKGRTAPHLLVMTATPIPRTVAMTVFGDLETSTLREIPAGRSGITSHVVPAANERWMERVWEKVREEVDAGRRAYVVCARIHPDDDAPAKATADVEEMPELLDLDGAADTGRAPLRAVLEVADELRRVPRLDGVGVGVLHGQMAPADKDAAMARFASGDVPVLVSTTVVEVGVDVPEATVMVVFDADRFGISQLHQLRGRVGRGSDPGLCLLVSTAQPGTPAAARVEALAATTDGFELASLDLELRAEGDVLGAAQSGRASSLRLLRVVQDADLIAQARTEAAAVVDADPGLATHPALADAIAAQVDADQEEYLERA; this comes from the coding sequence GTGAGCGACCGCCTCGCTGAGCCCCTGGCCAAGAGCCTCGGGGCGCGAGCGGCGAACCCGCTCGCCACGATGGGCCTGGAGACGGTCGACGACCTCCTGCGCCACTACCCGCGCCGCTACGGCGAGCCCGGCACCATGACGGACATGGACCAGCTCGCGCTCGGCGAGCACGTCACCGTCATGGCGCAGGTCGCCCGCGCCACGGTCCGCCAGATGCGCAGCAGGGGCGGTGCGCTGCTCCAGGTCACCGTGACCGACGGCCGGCACGAGCTCGCCCTGACGTTCTTCGCCAAGCGGCCGGGCGCGCTGCGCCCCCACGAGGACAAGCTGCGCCCCGGCCGCCACGGGCTGTTCACCGGCGTCGTGACGGAGTACCGCGGCACCCGGCAGCTCACCCACCCCGACTACGTGCTCGTCGGGGTGGACGCCGACGACGACGCCGACGCGATCGACGAGGCGTCGCGACCCATCCCGATCTACCCCGCCACCGCCGCCGTGCCGACCTGGCGCCTCCAGCGGGCCGTCCGCACCGTCCTCGACCCCCTCACGGAGGACGACGTCCCGGACCCGGTGCCGGCGGAGGTCCGCGACCGGCTCCGGATGCCGACCCGGCTGGCCGCGCTGCGCGCCGTGCACGTGCCCGAGGACGCCGCCACGTGGCAGGCCGGACGACGCCGGCTCCGCCTCGAGGAGGCGTTCGTGCTGCAGACCGTGCTCGCGCAGCGCCGGGCCCGGGCCGCGGAGCAGGACGCCGCCGCCCGCCCGCCCCGCGCCGACGGGCTGCTCGCCGACTTCGACGCCGCGCTGCCGTTCACCCTCACCGCCGGGCAGCAGGAGGTCGGCAAGGAGGTCGCCGCCGAGCTCGCCCGCCCTCGTCCCATGCAGCGGCTCCTCCAGGGCGAGGTCGGCTCCGGCAAGACGGTCGTCGCGCTGCGGGCCATGCTCCAGGTCGTCGACGCCGGCGGGCAGGCCGCCCTGCTCGCCCCCACCGAGGTGCTCGCCGCCCAGCACGCCCGCAGCCTGCGGGCGATGCTCGGTCCGCTCGCCGAGCAGGGGATGCTCGGCGGCGCCGACCGCGCCACCACCGTCGCCCTCCTCACGGGCTCCCTCGGCGCCGCCGCCCGCAAGGAGGCGCTGCTCGACGCCGCGAGCGGCCGGGCCGGCATCGTCGTGGGCACGCACGCCCTGCTCGGCGACCAGGTGCAGTTCGCCGACCTCGGCCTCGTCGTCGTCGACGAGCAGCACCGGTTCGGCGTGGAGCAGCGCGACGCGCTGCGCGCCAAGGGCCGCACGGCGCCGCACCTGCTCGTCATGACGGCGACCCCCATCCCGCGCACCGTCGCGATGACCGTGTTCGGCGACCTCGAGACCTCCACGCTGCGCGAGATCCCCGCCGGTCGCTCCGGCATCACCTCCCACGTCGTGCCGGCCGCGAACGAGCGGTGGATGGAGCGGGTCTGGGAGAAGGTCCGCGAGGAGGTCGACGCCGGACGGCGCGCCTACGTCGTGTGCGCCCGCATCCACCCCGACGACGACGCCCCCGCCAAGGCCACCGCCGACGTCGAGGAGATGCCCGAGCTCCTCGACCTCGACGGCGCCGCGGACACCGGACGCGCCCCGCTGCGGGCCGTGCTCGAGGTCGCCGACGAGCTCCGCCGGGTGCCACGCCTCGACGGCGTCGGCGTCGGGGTGCTGCACGGGCAGATGGCCCCCGCCGACAAGGACGCCGCGATGGCGCGCTTCGCGTCCGGCGACGTGCCCGTCCTGGTGTCCACCACCGTCGTCGAGGTCGGCGTGGACGTCCCCGAGGCGACCGTCATGGTGGTCTTCGACGCCGACCGGTTCGGCATCTCCCAGCTCCACCAGCTGCGCGGTCGCGTCGGGCGCGGCAGCGACCCCGGCCTGTGCCTGCTCGTCTCCACCGCGCAGCCCGGCACGCCGGCCGCCGCCCGGGTCGAGGCGCTCGCCGCGACCACGGACGGGTTCGAGCTCGCCTCCCTCGACCTGGAGCTCCGCGCCGAGGGCGACGTGCTCGGCGCGGCCCAGTCCGGCCGCGCCAGCTCGCTGCGGCTGCTGCGCGTCGTCCAGGACGCGGACCTCATCGCGCAGGCCCGCACCGAGGCCGCCGCCGTCGTCGACGCCGACCCCGGCCTCGCCACCCACCCGGCGCTCGCGGACGCCATCGCCGCCCAGGTCGACGCCGACCAGGAGGAGTACCTGGAGCGTGCCTGA
- the cydC gene encoding thiol reductant ABC exporter subunit CydC — translation MPERPWSARDPLRRVLPLLEIRWTRVARAVGLGVLTLTCAIGLAAAAAWLIARASQMPPVLTLSIATVGVRAFGTGRAFFRYLERLASHDVALRGMAALRANLYDRLARGGADVVALRRGDLLARVGRDVDDVGDLVVRALVPGAVAVVTGAAAVALVGVFLPAAALVLLACLLLTGVLSPWLASRASAAVEVRGAAARGEVSARTLELVEDGQQLRVAGRVADRLDGLRGADDRLAAATADGARVSGVAAAVEAGAQTLAVLGCLLVGIPAALAGDLAATELAVVVLTPLAVFEVTSALPGAAVQLRRSRAAARRLLDLLPDDVGAGSTQPLAVDPDEGRADAATGGVLLALDGVDAGWPGHPPVVHGVGLTLRPGSVVALAGPSGVGKTTLLLTAAGLLAPQAGRVEGGGLFVAEDGHVFGTTVLENLRVARADVTADEATTALAAAGLGTWLAGLPDGLGTVLGAGGTDVSGGERRRLLVARALLAPHRVLLVDEPAEHLDAATADALVTTLAEAARSTGRAVVVASHRLRPLATADEVLLLGAAGTGGTARVVARGRHADLVRDVPGYGWAAAQEDTATLPATG, via the coding sequence GTGCCTGAGCGTCCGTGGTCCGCGCGCGACCCGCTGCGCCGGGTGCTGCCCCTGCTGGAGATCCGCTGGACGCGGGTCGCCCGCGCCGTCGGGCTCGGCGTCCTGACCCTGACGTGCGCGATCGGGCTCGCGGCCGCGGCGGCGTGGCTCATCGCCCGGGCGTCCCAGATGCCGCCGGTGCTCACGCTGTCGATCGCGACGGTGGGGGTGCGCGCGTTCGGCACCGGTCGGGCGTTCTTCCGCTACCTGGAGCGGCTCGCCTCCCACGACGTCGCACTGCGGGGCATGGCGGCCCTGCGCGCCAACCTCTACGACCGCCTCGCCCGCGGTGGCGCCGACGTCGTGGCGCTGCGCCGCGGCGACCTGCTCGCCCGGGTGGGGCGCGACGTCGACGACGTCGGTGACCTCGTCGTGCGGGCACTGGTCCCCGGCGCGGTGGCCGTCGTGACCGGGGCCGCGGCGGTGGCGCTCGTCGGTGTCTTCCTGCCCGCGGCCGCGCTGGTCCTGCTCGCCTGCCTGCTCCTCACCGGCGTGCTGTCCCCGTGGCTGGCCTCGCGGGCGTCGGCCGCGGTGGAGGTCCGGGGGGCGGCGGCGCGCGGCGAGGTGTCCGCGCGCACCCTGGAGCTGGTGGAGGACGGCCAGCAGCTCCGCGTGGCGGGGCGCGTCGCCGACCGCCTCGACGGGTTGCGCGGCGCGGACGACCGGCTCGCCGCCGCGACCGCCGACGGTGCCCGCGTGTCCGGCGTCGCCGCCGCGGTCGAGGCCGGGGCGCAGACCCTCGCGGTGCTCGGCTGCCTGCTGGTCGGCATCCCCGCGGCGCTGGCCGGGGACCTCGCCGCGACCGAGCTCGCCGTCGTCGTCCTGACACCGCTGGCCGTGTTCGAGGTGACCTCCGCCCTGCCCGGCGCCGCCGTGCAGCTGCGCCGGTCGCGCGCCGCCGCGCGGCGGCTGCTCGACCTGCTGCCCGACGACGTGGGCGCCGGGTCCACGCAGCCTCTCGCCGTCGACCCGGACGAGGGCCGGGCGGACGCCGCCACGGGAGGCGTGCTGCTCGCCCTCGACGGCGTCGACGCGGGCTGGCCCGGGCACCCGCCCGTGGTGCACGGCGTCGGCCTCACGCTGCGGCCGGGTTCCGTGGTGGCGCTGGCCGGGCCGTCCGGCGTCGGCAAGACGACGCTGCTGCTCACGGCGGCCGGGTTGCTCGCCCCGCAGGCCGGGCGGGTGGAGGGCGGCGGGCTGTTCGTCGCCGAGGACGGGCACGTGTTCGGCACCACCGTGCTGGAGAACCTGCGCGTCGCCCGCGCGGACGTCACGGCCGACGAGGCCACCACCGCGCTCGCCGCCGCCGGGCTGGGCACCTGGCTCGCCGGGCTGCCCGACGGCCTGGGCACCGTGCTCGGCGCCGGCGGCACGGACGTGTCCGGCGGCGAGCGCCGCCGGCTGCTCGTCGCCCGCGCGCTGCTGGCGCCGCACCGGGTGCTGCTGGTCGACGAGCCAGCCGAGCACCTGGACGCCGCCACCGCGGACGCGCTGGTCACCACGCTCGCCGAGGCTGCCCGGTCGACCGGGCGCGCCGTCGTCGTCGCCTCGCACCGGCTCAGGCCGCTCGCGACCGCCGACGAGGTGCTGCTGCTGGGCGCCGCCGGCACCGGCGGCACGGCACGCGTCGTGGCCCGGGGCCGGCACGCCGACCTGGTGCGCGACGTGCCCGGGTACGGCTGGGCCGCCGCCCAGGAGGACACCGCGACGCTCCCTGCGACCGGCTGA
- a CDS encoding ABC transporter ATP-binding protein, translating to MIRIDSLTKRYGDLAAVDDVTFTALPGRVTGFLGPNGAGKSTTLRVLTGLAVATSGRATVLGRRYADLPNPGLEVGVLLDASAQHGGRTGRETLVLAQRTMGLAPARVDEMLELVGLTRTEGRRRVRDYSLGMRQRLGIATALLGGPRVLVLDEPANGLDPAGIRWMRDLLRGFADAGGTVLLSSHLLAEIETIADDIVVIGHGRIVASGTKSDLLAGAGTLVRADDGRGLAAALVAAGHQASLGPDGTVLTDADPATAGRAAFAAGLAVTELRAADGAGLEEMFLQLTADDQRDPALARAAAPATTSGVPS from the coding sequence ATGATCAGGATCGACTCGCTCACGAAGCGGTACGGCGACCTCGCCGCCGTCGACGACGTCACCTTCACGGCCCTGCCGGGCCGCGTCACCGGCTTCCTCGGGCCGAACGGCGCCGGGAAGTCCACCACGCTGCGGGTCCTGACGGGCCTCGCCGTCGCGACGTCGGGCCGGGCGACCGTGCTCGGGCGCCGCTACGCCGACCTGCCGAACCCGGGGCTCGAGGTCGGGGTGCTGCTGGACGCGTCGGCGCAGCACGGCGGCCGCACCGGCCGGGAGACGCTCGTGCTGGCGCAGCGCACGATGGGCCTGGCCCCGGCCCGGGTCGACGAGATGCTCGAGCTCGTCGGCCTGACCCGTACCGAGGGCCGGCGGCGCGTGCGTGACTACTCCCTCGGCATGCGTCAGCGCCTCGGGATCGCCACCGCGCTGCTCGGCGGTCCCCGCGTGCTGGTGCTCGACGAGCCCGCCAACGGCCTCGACCCGGCGGGCATCCGCTGGATGCGGGACCTGCTGCGCGGCTTCGCCGACGCGGGCGGGACGGTGCTGCTGTCCAGCCACCTGCTCGCCGAGATCGAGACGATCGCCGACGACATCGTCGTCATCGGGCACGGTCGGATCGTCGCGTCCGGGACGAAGTCCGACCTGCTCGCCGGGGCCGGGACGCTGGTCCGCGCCGACGACGGCCGCGGGCTCGCCGCGGCGCTCGTCGCGGCCGGGCACCAGGCGTCGCTCGGCCCGGACGGCACCGTGCTGACGGACGCCGACCCCGCCACCGCGGGTCGCGCCGCCTTCGCCGCCGGGCTCGCCGTCACGGAGCTGCGCGCCGCCGACGGCGCCGGCCTGGAGGAGATGTTCCTCCAGCTCACCGCCGACGACCAGCGCGATCCCGCCCTCGCCCGCGCCGCCGCGCCCGCCACGACCTCGGGAGTCCCGTCATGA
- the rpmF gene encoding 50S ribosomal protein L32 translates to MAVPKRKMSRSNTRARRSQWKTTATPLATCPNCKGQKLSHAACPTCGAYKGRQYAEALRTEHAG, encoded by the coding sequence GTGGCTGTTCCCAAGCGCAAGATGTCGCGCAGCAACACCCGTGCGCGCCGCTCGCAGTGGAAGACCACCGCGACGCCGCTCGCCACGTGCCCGAACTGCAAGGGCCAGAAGCTGTCCCACGCGGCGTGCCCGACGTGCGGCGCGTACAAGGGTCGCCAGTACGCCGAGGCGCTGCGCACCGAGCACGCGGGCTGA